The following are encoded together in the Deltaproteobacteria bacterium genome:
- a CDS encoding DUF1016 domain-containing protein has product MRKSGLPVGYGVFLGEIKERIRSAQYEALRRVNKELVALYWDIGRMIVERQSKAGYGDAVVEQLAEDLQREFPGIGGFSRRNVFYMREFHVAYKDNEKVQPLVAQIAWSHNVVILERCKDPLEREFYIRMTKKFGWSRNVLVHQIENQSYEKTLLGQTNFDRAVTPAIRAQAKLAVKDEYTFEFLELSQEHSERELERALIARIEDFLRAMGGLFAFVSSQFRLEVDGEEFFIDLLLFHRRLKSLVAIELKIGKFQPEFVGKMQFYLAALDAQVRAEGENPSIGIILCKEKQRTIVEYALHDARKPIGVATYRIVKRLPKELRGQLPAPEEIAKLLEDGG; this is encoded by the coding sequence ATGAGGAAATCCGGATTGCCGGTCGGGTACGGCGTATTTCTCGGCGAGATCAAGGAGCGCATCCGATCCGCCCAATACGAGGCGTTGCGCAGGGTCAACAAGGAGCTCGTGGCGCTGTACTGGGATATCGGAAGGATGATCGTGGAGCGGCAATCCAAAGCCGGGTACGGAGATGCCGTCGTGGAGCAGTTGGCCGAAGACCTCCAGCGAGAGTTTCCCGGGATCGGCGGCTTCTCCCGACGCAATGTTTTCTACATGCGGGAGTTCCATGTCGCTTACAAGGACAATGAAAAAGTGCAACCGCTGGTTGCACAAATCGCATGGAGCCACAATGTCGTCATCCTGGAGCGCTGCAAGGATCCCCTGGAACGCGAGTTCTATATCCGAATGACAAAGAAGTTCGGCTGGTCGAGGAATGTCCTCGTCCACCAGATCGAGAACCAGAGCTACGAGAAGACGCTGCTCGGGCAGACCAACTTCGACCGCGCTGTCACCCCCGCGATCCGCGCCCAAGCCAAACTCGCTGTGAAAGATGAGTACACTTTCGAATTCCTCGAACTGAGCCAAGAGCACAGCGAGCGGGAACTCGAACGTGCATTGATCGCGCGAATAGAAGATTTCCTGCGGGCCATGGGTGGGTTGTTCGCCTTTGTTAGCAGTCAGTTCCGGTTGGAGGTCGACGGCGAGGAGTTCTTCATCGACCTGTTGCTGTTCCACCGCCGCTTGAAGAGCCTCGTGGCGATCGAGCTGAAGATCGGCAAGTTCCAGCCCGAGTTCGTGGGGAAGATGCAGTTTTACCTGGCTGCGCTGGATGCGCAGGTGCGCGCGGAGGGAGAGAATCCATCCATCGGAATCATTCTCTGCAAGGAGAAGCAGCGGACGATCGTCGAATACGCCTTGCACGACGCCCGAAAGCCCATCGGGGTGGCGACTTACCGTATCGTGAAGCGGCTGCCCAAGGAACTGAGGGGCCAGCTGCCGGCTCCAGAGGAGATCGCCAAGCTGCTGGAGGACGGGGGATGA
- a CDS encoding RDD family protein, whose protein sequence is MPRLPAKEFRYAGFWVRAAARAVDILVIVGIYNLFYLVDRYGATAGLWTPSGLEDAFPADRLNPGNVVRAAFFFGFPIFYYVYLHGAYGQTFGKMALKIRVINEDGTPLDFRKSFIRWLGYFLCVFTLYIGYLMIAFDRRKQGLHDRVCRTLVIHDNGTQARDTGTEPPAQPVSPPPYPPPIPPLDNEGRGN, encoded by the coding sequence ATGCCGCGCTTGCCTGCGAAGGAATTCCGCTACGCCGGGTTCTGGGTCCGCGCCGCCGCGCGGGCGGTGGACATCCTCGTTATCGTGGGGATCTACAACCTTTTTTACCTTGTGGACCGGTACGGCGCGACGGCCGGACTGTGGACGCCGAGCGGGCTCGAAGACGCCTTTCCGGCGGATCGCCTCAACCCGGGGAACGTGGTCCGGGCTGCCTTCTTCTTCGGCTTCCCCATCTTCTATTACGTTTACCTTCACGGCGCGTACGGACAGACTTTCGGAAAGATGGCCCTGAAGATCCGCGTCATCAACGAAGACGGCACCCCGCTGGATTTCCGCAAGTCCTTTATACGCTGGCTGGGATATTTCCTATGCGTGTTCACGCTGTACATCGGGTACCTGATGATTGCGTTCGACCGGCGGAAGCAGGGGTTGCACGACAGGGTGTGCAGGACGCTTGTCATTCACGACAACGGCACGCAGGCCAGGGACACCGGCACGGAGCCTCCCGCCCAACCTGTGTCTCCTCCGCCTTATCCGCCGCCGATTCCCCCGCTTGACAATGAGGGCCGGGGAAACTAA
- a CDS encoding 16S rRNA (uracil(1498)-N(3))-methyltransferase: MDRAPPAAGRELNRAMPTFFVNRENISGDTAVLSGTEAGHMLRTLRLRCGDAFYSFDESGNRYRMRILEATSRSLRAEVLETFPPEPPPIVAITLLVGLPKADKMDFILEKATELGCSRVIPFRSSRTIPRLDAQDAKKRLLRWERIALSAAKQCGSGRVPDVAPLLPFPEALRATASAEGKIILYEGEGGFGLKKTLAGLSGVKSVALLIGPEGGFSEDEVGEAERAGFLRAGLGSRILRVETAAVAALSMTMYHYEKT, translated from the coding sequence ATGGACCGCGCTCCTCCTGCGGCGGGAAGGGAACTGAATCGGGCGATGCCCACGTTCTTCGTTAATCGCGAAAACATTTCCGGGGATACCGCGGTCCTCTCGGGTACCGAGGCCGGGCACATGCTGCGGACGCTCCGGTTGCGTTGCGGCGACGCCTTCTATTCCTTCGACGAATCGGGGAACCGCTACCGGATGCGAATCCTTGAGGCGACGTCGCGCTCGCTGCGGGCCGAAGTGCTGGAGACGTTCCCGCCCGAGCCGCCGCCGATAGTGGCGATCACTCTCCTGGTCGGGCTTCCGAAAGCGGACAAGATGGACTTCATCCTCGAAAAGGCGACCGAGCTCGGCTGCTCACGCGTGATCCCCTTCCGCTCTTCACGGACGATCCCTCGGCTCGACGCCCAAGATGCGAAGAAGCGTCTCCTCAGGTGGGAACGCATCGCCCTTTCGGCGGCCAAGCAGTGCGGCTCGGGGCGCGTGCCTGACGTTGCGCCGCTCCTTCCGTTCCCGGAAGCGCTGCGGGCAACCGCATCCGCGGAAGGCAAGATCATCCTTTACGAAGGGGAAGGCGGGTTCGGGTTGAAGAAGACGCTCGCGGGGCTTTCCGGCGTGAAAAGCGTGGCCCTGCTGATCGGCCCGGAAGGAGGCTTCTCGGAGGACGAGGTAGGGGAAGCGGAACGTGCCGGTTTCCTGCGCGCGGGGCTCGGAAGCAGGATCCTGCGCGTGGAGACGGCGGCCGTCGCGGCGCTCAGCATGACGATGTATCATTACGAAAAAACCTGA
- the prmA gene encoding 50S ribosomal protein L11 methyltransferase: MTRWKSFTVETRQEAVDALSHFFMGRGSLGMAYDERRFGPNGDPADPLPPPDEVTKLTAYFPWEADLHELKKAFLEYLPVLEESFGKDAGAFVSAAEISDFGWAEKWKEFFLPRKVGSRLVVRPSWEPYEAAPDEVVLTIDPGQAFGTGTHETTRLCMQFLEEVFGSGVPHGRVLDVGTGTGILGIAALRLGADCALGIDTDPKAVEVAEENAKINGVADRFAATFRPLSAAEGTFDVVIANILAEILIDMKGEIAARCAPGGLMILSGILDEKGDWVEEEFRSEGARPVGRKTDGQWTALLLRREGN; this comes from the coding sequence ATGACCCGCTGGAAATCATTCACGGTCGAAACGAGACAGGAAGCGGTGGATGCCCTCTCCCACTTCTTCATGGGACGCGGCTCGCTTGGAATGGCGTACGACGAGCGGCGATTCGGCCCGAACGGCGATCCCGCCGATCCCCTCCCTCCACCGGACGAGGTCACGAAACTCACGGCCTACTTCCCCTGGGAAGCCGATTTGCACGAACTCAAGAAAGCATTCCTCGAATACCTCCCCGTTCTCGAGGAATCGTTCGGAAAGGATGCGGGCGCGTTCGTTTCCGCCGCGGAGATCAGCGACTTCGGCTGGGCGGAAAAGTGGAAGGAATTTTTCCTCCCCCGGAAGGTGGGAAGCCGCCTCGTCGTGCGGCCGTCCTGGGAGCCGTACGAAGCGGCCCCCGACGAGGTCGTGCTGACGATCGACCCCGGGCAGGCATTCGGGACAGGGACGCACGAAACGACCCGGCTCTGCATGCAGTTCCTCGAAGAGGTCTTCGGTTCCGGTGTTCCGCACGGGCGCGTGCTGGACGTTGGGACGGGAACGGGAATCCTCGGCATCGCGGCGTTACGGCTGGGGGCCGACTGCGCGCTGGGAATCGACACCGACCCGAAGGCGGTGGAGGTGGCGGAGGAAAACGCGAAAATAAACGGCGTGGCGGACCGGTTCGCAGCCACCTTCCGTCCCCTGTCGGCCGCGGAGGGAACCTTCGACGTCGTGATTGCGAACATACTCGCCGAGATCCTCATAGATATGAAAGGGGAGATCGCGGCCCGATGCGCACCCGGGGGGCTGATGATCCTGTCGGGGATACTGGATGAGAAGGGGGACTGGGTGGAGGAGGAGTTCCGGTCGGAAGGCGCCCGGCCGGTCGGGCGGAAAACCGACGGCCAATGGACCGCGCTCCTCCTGCGGCGGGAAGGGAACTGA
- a CDS encoding M20 family metallopeptidase yields the protein MKRPDKNLLSEIESLRTDAVRMLEAVSGFAELGLRETRSSETLSGFLESRGFRVQRGIAGMETSFRAEYVFGRGKPAVAFLCEMDALPGLGHACGHNIVGVSSACAAAALAAFGAGRFRSGRIVALGTPAEETGYGKARMIEEGVFRGIDAAMMVHPSSRRHVAKGYLALHKIRFTYFGKASHAAAYPEHGINALDGVLLLFQSTAALRQHLPETVRVHGIVTEGGKAPNIIPERAQAYFYVRGENDAELANAVRRVKDCARGAAKATGCRLRMHEGPYTLSAMKVNPVLAEAYRRSLAVLGLPESGAPVNKNRGSSDIGNVSQVVPSLQPNVPISGGERVEIHTRAFEAASRSRTGIDGMMEGIRALALTGHELFASPSLVRAAWQSFHSQKQGRS from the coding sequence ATGAAACGTCCGGATAAAAACCTTCTCTCCGAAATCGAATCGCTTCGCACCGACGCCGTTCGCATGCTCGAAGCCGTTTCCGGGTTCGCGGAGCTTGGCTTGCGGGAGACGCGCTCTTCCGAAACACTCTCCGGTTTCCTCGAATCGAGGGGATTTCGGGTGCAACGCGGAATCGCGGGAATGGAAACCTCGTTCCGCGCCGAGTACGTCTTCGGAAGGGGAAAACCCGCGGTCGCCTTCCTGTGCGAGATGGACGCGCTGCCGGGGCTTGGGCACGCCTGCGGGCATAACATCGTCGGCGTCTCCTCGGCCTGTGCCGCTGCGGCGCTTGCCGCTTTCGGAGCCGGCCGTTTCCGTTCGGGCAGAATCGTTGCGCTCGGCACTCCCGCCGAGGAAACGGGATACGGAAAGGCGCGGATGATCGAAGAGGGAGTCTTCCGCGGGATCGACGCGGCGATGATGGTGCATCCCTCCTCGCGCCGCCACGTGGCGAAAGGGTACCTCGCGCTGCACAAGATCCGGTTCACCTATTTCGGGAAGGCGTCGCATGCCGCCGCCTACCCGGAGCACGGCATAAACGCCCTCGACGGCGTTCTCCTTCTCTTCCAAAGCACGGCGGCCCTGCGCCAGCACCTTCCGGAGACCGTCCGGGTACACGGGATCGTTACGGAGGGAGGAAAGGCGCCCAACATCATCCCGGAAAGGGCACAGGCATACTTTTACGTTCGCGGGGAGAACGACGCGGAGCTGGCGAACGCCGTCCGCAGGGTAAAGGATTGCGCGCGCGGGGCAGCGAAGGCCACCGGCTGCCGGCTGCGGATGCATGAGGGACCGTACACGCTCTCCGCGATGAAGGTGAACCCTGTCCTGGCGGAAGCCTACCGTCGGTCGCTCGCGGTCCTCGGGCTGCCGGAGAGCGGTGCTCCCGTCAACAAGAACCGGGGATCCTCGGACATAGGGAACGTTTCGCAGGTCGTGCCGTCGCTCCAGCCCAACGTTCCGATCTCGGGAGGGGAGAGGGTGGAGATCCACACGCGCGCGTTCGAGGCGGCGTCGAGGAGCCGCACCGGCATCGACGGCATGATGGAAGGGATCCGCGCCCTTGCCCTCACCGGGCACGAGCTATTCGCTTCTCCCTCCCTCGTCCGCGCCGCCTGGCAGTCCTTCCATTCTCAAAAACAGGGACGTTCTTAA